Proteins from a single region of Gambusia affinis linkage group LG12, SWU_Gaff_1.0, whole genome shotgun sequence:
- the camk2n1a gene encoding calcium/calmodulin-dependent protein kinase II inhibitor 1a has product MSEVLPYNEGKMSGYGADSEVSQMSFSCGLQDTNAFFAASQAKRPPKLGQIGRAKHVVIEDDRIDEVLKGMTDKSSPGV; this is encoded by the exons ATGTCCGAGGTGCTGCCATACAACGAGGGCAAAATGAGCGGCTACGGAGCGGACAGCGAGGTCAGCCAGATGTCCTTTAGCTGCGGACTGCAGGACACAAACGCCTTCTTCGCTGCGTCGCAGGCGAAAAGACCCCCAAAGCTGGGACAGATCGGCAGAGCCAAGCACG TGGTCATCGAGGACGACCGAATAGACGAGGTCCTGAAGGGGATGACGGACAAGTCCTCACCTGGCGTTTAA